One region of Alosa sapidissima isolate fAloSap1 chromosome 1, fAloSap1.pri, whole genome shotgun sequence genomic DNA includes:
- the primpol gene encoding DNA-directed primase/polymerase protein isoform X2: protein MRKREWGDRLRQVEKLAHSYQQSPLSSRYQPRLARPSQPSPVWHLFHRQSPALVFAQTCKEDVHVFALEREGGGCMGQRIYLVTSYTELWHYYRTYRRSLMHCYEVIPEGAVCKLYFDLEFQRAWNPGLNGETMVACLIQYVCKKLHEAYGLKCSSSDVLNLDSSTEDKFSRHLIFQLPNATFRDNSHVGRFIHAILTPVKNSNHPEGSSTTCTSEGIDPLTAMEYIPNTDRGMLGSPQPKRQKHGEDDLSFLSVKNKEGQIQLFVDLGVYTKNRNFRLYKSSKLGKNAALVVAEDNQFIPKPDRHLTMEENIFQASLISNVSYTGQRILTWDASELGNPKGPRPEGSSRAHASPDCVGGYQYSPYREVDDFVLTLVCKDNIKGSIRQWNYFVSEQLLVYDILHYRWCYNVGRFHKSNNIMILVDLREEVWYQKCYDPECRRQNYRSSNYPLPEDICISHLLKEDEEDQLYLVDDEGNIELSQRPCPEASPEGGKPESSGQVGDSAGWGDWAEDDPCYLEALEEVERSSEEVSDELLLMAADDWENSS, encoded by the exons atgagaaagagagagtggggagacaGATTGAGACAGGTGGAGAAGCTGGCTCATTCTTATCAACAGAGCCCCCTCTCCTCCCGGTACCAACCCCGATTGGCCCGGCCGTCCCAGCCCTCCCCAGTGTGGCATCTTTTCCACCGGCAAAGCCCTGCCCTGGTCTTCGCACAGACCTGCAAAGAG GATGTCCATGTGTTTGCTCTCGAGCGAGAAGGTGGTGGTTGCATGGGCCAGAGGATCTACCTGGTGACCAGTTACACTGAGCTGTGGCACTACTACAG GACCTATAGACGGTCCCTTATGCACTGCTATGAGGTGATCCCAGAGGGAGCTGTGTGTAAACTCTACTTTGACCTGGAGTTCCAGAGAGCATGGAACCCTGGCCTCAATGGGGAAACTATGGTGGCTTGCTTAATTCAG tatgtgtgtaagaaGCTGCATGAGGCCTATGGGTTGAAATGCTCCAGCAGTGATGTGCTGAATTTGGACTCCAGCACAGAAGACAAGTTCAGCCGCCACCTGATCTTCCAGCTCCCTAATGCCACATTCAGGGACAACAGTCATGTTG GTCGTTTCATTCATGCTATCCTTACACCGGTGAAAAACAGCAACCACCCAGAGGGGAGCTCTACCACCTGTACCAGTGAAGG TATAGACCCACTCACTGCCATGGAGTATATTCCCAACACGGACAGAGGCATGCTGGGAAGTCCGCAGCCCAAGCGGCAAAAGCATGGGGAGGATGACCTCAGCTTTCTGTCGGTGAAAAACAAAGAGGGACAGATTCAGCTGTTTGTTGACCTCG GGGTCTATACCAAGAACAGAAACTTTAGGCTATACAAGTCGTCAAAGCTGGGGAAGAATGCAGCCCTCGTAGTTGCCGAGGACAACCAGTTTATTCCAAAACCTGACAGGCATCTTACTATGGAGGAGAACATCTTTCAGGCATCTTTGATCAGCAATGTGAG TTACACAGGGCAAAGGATTTTGACGTGGGACGCCTCCGAGTTGGGAAATCCCAAAGGGCCTCGGCCAGAGGGCTCCTCCAGAGCACACGCCAGCCCAG ATTGTGTTGGAGGCTACCAGTACTCCCCCTACAGAGAAGTGGATGACTTTGTGTTGACACTGGTGTGCAAAGATAACATCAAAGGAA GTATACGGCAGTGGAACTACTTTGTGTCAGAGCAGCTGCTAGTCTATGACATTCTGCACTACCGCTGGTGCTACAACGTGGGGCGCTTTCACAAGAGCAACAACATCAT GATCCTAGTGGATCTGAGGGAGGAGGTGTGGTATCAGAAGTGCTACGACCCAGAGTGCAGGAGACAGAACTACAGATCCTCCA ATTACCCACTGCCAGAAGATATCTGCATCAGTCATCTACTCAAAGAG GATGAGGAGGACCAGCTGTATCTGGTGGATGACGAAGGGAACATTGAGCTCAGCCAGAGACCATGTCCTGAGGCATCACCAGAAGGGGGCAAACCGGAGAGCAGTGGCCAGGTGGGAGACAGCGCAGGCTGGGGAGACTGGGCTGAGGATGACCCCTGTTACCTAGAGGccctggaggaggtggagaggagcagtgaggaggtGTCTGATGAGCTGCTGCTCATGGCAGCAGATGATTGGGAGAACAGCTCATGA
- the primpol gene encoding DNA-directed primase/polymerase protein isoform X1 encodes MRKREWGDRLRQVEKLAHSYQQSPLSSRYQPRLARPSQPSPVWHLFHRQSPALVFAQTCKEDVHVFALEREGGGCMGQRIYLVTSYTELWHYYRTYRRSLMHCYEVIPEGAVCKLYFDLEFQRAWNPGLNGETMVACLIQYVCKKLHEAYGLKCSSSDVLNLDSSTEDKFSRHLIFQLPNATFRDNSHVGRFIHAILTPVKNSNHPEGSSTTCTSEGIDPLTAMEYIPNTDRGMLGSPQPKRQKHGEDDLSFLSVKNKEGQIQLFVDLGVYTKNRNFRLYKSSKLGKNAALVVAEDNQFIPKPDRHLTMEENIFQASLISNVSYTGQRILTWDASELGNPKGPRPEGSSRAHASPDCVGGYQYSPYREVDDFVLTLVCKDNIKGSIRQWNYFVSEQLLVYDILHYRWCYNVGRFHKSNNIMILVDLREEVWYQKCYDPECRRQNYRSSNYPLPEDICISHLLKEEELTTALTDWCHVTHIIQDEEDQLYLVDDEGNIELSQRPCPEASPEGGKPESSGQVGDSAGWGDWAEDDPCYLEALEEVERSSEEVSDELLLMAADDWENSS; translated from the exons atgagaaagagagagtggggagacaGATTGAGACAGGTGGAGAAGCTGGCTCATTCTTATCAACAGAGCCCCCTCTCCTCCCGGTACCAACCCCGATTGGCCCGGCCGTCCCAGCCCTCCCCAGTGTGGCATCTTTTCCACCGGCAAAGCCCTGCCCTGGTCTTCGCACAGACCTGCAAAGAG GATGTCCATGTGTTTGCTCTCGAGCGAGAAGGTGGTGGTTGCATGGGCCAGAGGATCTACCTGGTGACCAGTTACACTGAGCTGTGGCACTACTACAG GACCTATAGACGGTCCCTTATGCACTGCTATGAGGTGATCCCAGAGGGAGCTGTGTGTAAACTCTACTTTGACCTGGAGTTCCAGAGAGCATGGAACCCTGGCCTCAATGGGGAAACTATGGTGGCTTGCTTAATTCAG tatgtgtgtaagaaGCTGCATGAGGCCTATGGGTTGAAATGCTCCAGCAGTGATGTGCTGAATTTGGACTCCAGCACAGAAGACAAGTTCAGCCGCCACCTGATCTTCCAGCTCCCTAATGCCACATTCAGGGACAACAGTCATGTTG GTCGTTTCATTCATGCTATCCTTACACCGGTGAAAAACAGCAACCACCCAGAGGGGAGCTCTACCACCTGTACCAGTGAAGG TATAGACCCACTCACTGCCATGGAGTATATTCCCAACACGGACAGAGGCATGCTGGGAAGTCCGCAGCCCAAGCGGCAAAAGCATGGGGAGGATGACCTCAGCTTTCTGTCGGTGAAAAACAAAGAGGGACAGATTCAGCTGTTTGTTGACCTCG GGGTCTATACCAAGAACAGAAACTTTAGGCTATACAAGTCGTCAAAGCTGGGGAAGAATGCAGCCCTCGTAGTTGCCGAGGACAACCAGTTTATTCCAAAACCTGACAGGCATCTTACTATGGAGGAGAACATCTTTCAGGCATCTTTGATCAGCAATGTGAG TTACACAGGGCAAAGGATTTTGACGTGGGACGCCTCCGAGTTGGGAAATCCCAAAGGGCCTCGGCCAGAGGGCTCCTCCAGAGCACACGCCAGCCCAG ATTGTGTTGGAGGCTACCAGTACTCCCCCTACAGAGAAGTGGATGACTTTGTGTTGACACTGGTGTGCAAAGATAACATCAAAGGAA GTATACGGCAGTGGAACTACTTTGTGTCAGAGCAGCTGCTAGTCTATGACATTCTGCACTACCGCTGGTGCTACAACGTGGGGCGCTTTCACAAGAGCAACAACATCAT GATCCTAGTGGATCTGAGGGAGGAGGTGTGGTATCAGAAGTGCTACGACCCAGAGTGCAGGAGACAGAACTACAGATCCTCCA ATTACCCACTGCCAGAAGATATCTGCATCAGTCATCTACTCAAAGAG GAAGAACTGACCACAGCTTTGACTGATTGGTGTCACGTGACACACATCATTCAGGATGAGGAGGACCAGCTGTATCTGGTGGATGACGAAGGGAACATTGAGCTCAGCCAGAGACCATGTCCTGAGGCATCACCAGAAGGGGGCAAACCGGAGAGCAGTGGCCAGGTGGGAGACAGCGCAGGCTGGGGAGACTGGGCTGAGGATGACCCCTGTTACCTAGAGGccctggaggaggtggagaggagcagtgaggaggtGTCTGATGAGCTGCTGCTCATGGCAGCAGATGATTGGGAGAACAGCTCATGA